One Balneola sp. DNA window includes the following coding sequences:
- a CDS encoding D-alanine--D-alanine ligase, translated as MSQKNLIVAFGGVSPEHEVSVLTAIQAISALEESEYNCIPLYVTKSGRWLTGEKLLDLSNYKELSKLQSESVSCAFVKYETGKTHLKEQEGGGLFSKPKSFPVYAVLCAFHGSEGENGSFQGVCEMMNVPYSGSGVLGSSLGMDKVKAKLVAAANGIPVTKAVNFYESDWEKEQEDIITVAEDFDYPLIVKPVSLGSSIGVAIANDKAELIDAVETAFRYDAHMLIEEAVNPLMEINCSVMGTPDDCRPSVCEKPLGHKETLSFEDKYQSGDGADKGMASADRVIPADISKELTKKIQNLATKTFSALDASGLARLDFLVNANTEEVYFNEINTIPGSFSFYLWEKSDISFRQLMEELIEIGVQQHRAKNGRVRSYETNLLSEKALKGIKGLKGSKN; from the coding sequence ATGTCTCAAAAAAATCTCATTGTGGCCTTTGGCGGTGTTTCGCCGGAGCACGAAGTTTCAGTTTTAACGGCCATTCAGGCAATTTCAGCCCTCGAAGAAAGTGAATATAACTGCATTCCTCTTTATGTAACGAAATCGGGGCGGTGGCTTACTGGTGAAAAACTTCTGGATTTGAGCAATTACAAAGAACTCTCAAAGCTCCAAAGCGAGTCTGTTTCGTGTGCGTTTGTGAAATATGAAACCGGCAAAACTCACCTCAAAGAACAAGAGGGCGGCGGACTCTTTTCTAAGCCAAAAAGCTTTCCGGTTTATGCTGTGCTTTGTGCTTTTCATGGAAGTGAGGGTGAAAATGGCTCTTTCCAGGGTGTTTGTGAAATGATGAATGTTCCGTATTCCGGAAGCGGAGTGTTAGGATCTTCTTTGGGAATGGATAAGGTGAAGGCTAAACTTGTTGCAGCAGCCAATGGAATTCCGGTTACTAAAGCTGTGAATTTTTATGAAAGTGATTGGGAGAAAGAACAGGAAGATATTATTACGGTGGCCGAAGACTTTGACTACCCACTGATTGTAAAACCGGTAAGCCTGGGAAGCAGCATCGGCGTGGCAATCGCCAATGATAAAGCCGAACTGATTGATGCCGTCGAAACTGCTTTCCGTTACGATGCACACATGCTGATCGAAGAAGCCGTAAATCCTCTCATGGAAATAAACTGCTCTGTGATGGGAACCCCAGACGACTGCCGGCCCAGCGTTTGCGAAAAACCATTGGGACACAAAGAAACCCTTTCTTTTGAAGATAAATACCAAAGCGGTGACGGTGCTGATAAAGGCATGGCCTCCGCTGATCGTGTTATTCCGGCAGATATTTCTAAAGAACTCACTAAGAAAATTCAGAATCTGGCCACCAAAACTTTCTCTGCACTGGATGCTTCCGGCTTAGCTCGTTTAGACTTCCTGGTGAATGCAAATACCGAAGAAGTCTATTTCAATGAGATCAATACCATTCCGGGTTCTTTCTCCTTCTACCTTTGGGAGAAATCGGATATTAGTTTCAGGCAATTGATGGAAGAATTGATTGAAATCGGCGTTCAGCAACACCGGGCAAAAAATGGCCGGGTAAGAAGCTATGAAACCAATCTTTTGAGTGAAAAAGCATTAAAAGGTATCAAAGGGTTAAAAGGGAGTAAAAATTAA
- a CDS encoding penicillin acylase family protein, with product MNYVKSGISFLILLALIISLNTKFGSVPPLGKFFDPDAGFWANAETSVPNSEELDIPGLKEDVSVYYDDRRVPHIFAKNDHDLYLAQGYIEAQDRLFQMEMQTYDAAGRLAEIVGPSLLNRDKNTRRWGMPYGAEKALEEIQKEPAMLEAITAYADGVNAFIDELSPADYPLEYKILNTAPEKWVPLKTALLFKNMTRTLAGRSNDDRTSNTLAYFGEDFVEQFFTRDPELNDPIIPPSREWDFETDIPEAPDSLYVPASAKEVQAFTVEEGIGSNNWAVSGDKTASGYPILANDPHLSLTLPSIWYEVQLHAPGVNTYGVSLQGSPGVVIGFNEDVAWGVTNVGSDVLDWYEIKFKDDNKQEYWHDGKWKPTSTRIEEIKVRGQETVMDTVIYTHHGPVTEVQSNVNDERAPVYHAMRWIAHEPSNEFKTFYELNRAEDYEDYVTALKNYKAPAQNFVFASNEGDIAIWVNGLFPNKWEHQGRTVSDGTDPAYDWQGWIPRDHVPHIKNPERGFVSSANQESAAPDYPYYLDDDFAPFERGRRINDLLESMENITPQDMQEMQMDDYSYYAATLLPSLLMWTDQSSLSPEEQVLYDLLEEWNYHMDAEELTPSIFRQWASNFYGAVLYDEYETTEASLRYPSRDIFVERVKTDPDFSFIDDLTTEGVETREDLALATLKETYSELTTAWGALGDQWKWGVAINNDIDHLANIPGLGAENLFSSGSSDAVNATRGGNGPSWRMVVELGPEVKGWGVYPGGASGNPGSPNYDSMIETWRTGGLFELDFFKEEPSDFNYKLSLKSADS from the coding sequence ATGAACTATGTAAAGTCTGGAATCTCGTTTCTCATCCTCCTCGCTCTTATCATCTCCTTAAACACAAAATTTGGTTCAGTTCCACCCTTAGGTAAGTTTTTTGATCCGGATGCCGGATTTTGGGCAAACGCTGAGACTTCGGTTCCTAACTCAGAGGAGTTAGATATTCCCGGCTTGAAAGAGGACGTATCGGTGTATTATGATGACCGTCGCGTACCACATATTTTTGCTAAGAATGATCATGATTTATACTTAGCTCAGGGATATATAGAGGCTCAAGACCGGCTGTTTCAAATGGAGATGCAAACCTATGACGCAGCAGGAAGATTAGCTGAAATTGTGGGTCCATCACTACTAAACCGGGACAAGAATACGCGTCGCTGGGGAATGCCTTATGGGGCAGAAAAGGCTTTGGAGGAAATTCAAAAAGAACCAGCCATGCTCGAAGCGATTACGGCATATGCAGATGGGGTGAATGCCTTTATTGATGAACTTTCCCCTGCCGACTATCCGCTAGAATATAAAATTCTGAACACTGCTCCTGAAAAGTGGGTGCCGCTTAAAACGGCCTTACTGTTTAAAAACATGACCCGAACATTGGCAGGAAGAAGCAATGACGATCGCACCAGCAATACGCTTGCTTACTTTGGTGAAGATTTTGTAGAGCAATTTTTTACCCGCGATCCAGAACTTAATGACCCGATTATTCCTCCCTCAAGAGAATGGGATTTTGAAACCGATATTCCAGAAGCTCCTGATAGCTTATACGTTCCTGCTTCAGCTAAAGAGGTGCAAGCTTTTACTGTTGAAGAAGGAATCGGGAGTAACAACTGGGCGGTAAGCGGAGATAAGACGGCCTCAGGTTATCCTATTTTGGCTAATGATCCACACCTTTCTTTGACGCTTCCCTCAATTTGGTATGAAGTTCAGCTACATGCCCCCGGAGTAAATACGTATGGGGTAAGTTTACAAGGCTCACCTGGAGTGGTTATAGGCTTTAACGAAGATGTAGCATGGGGCGTGACAAACGTCGGCTCCGATGTATTGGATTGGTATGAAATCAAATTCAAAGATGATAACAAGCAAGAATACTGGCACGATGGGAAGTGGAAACCCACATCAACCCGAATAGAAGAGATAAAAGTACGCGGGCAGGAAACGGTGATGGATACGGTTATATACACCCATCATGGACCGGTAACTGAAGTTCAATCTAATGTAAATGATGAACGGGCTCCGGTGTACCATGCGATGCGTTGGATTGCTCATGAACCTTCTAATGAATTCAAAACTTTTTATGAATTGAACCGGGCAGAAGATTATGAGGACTACGTGACTGCTCTGAAAAATTATAAGGCGCCCGCTCAGAATTTTGTTTTTGCGAGTAATGAAGGTGATATAGCTATCTGGGTAAATGGGTTGTTCCCGAATAAGTGGGAGCATCAGGGGCGAACGGTGAGTGATGGGACAGACCCTGCTTACGACTGGCAAGGATGGATTCCCCGAGATCACGTTCCTCATATTAAAAATCCGGAAAGAGGTTTTGTGAGTTCGGCTAATCAGGAATCAGCGGCACCGGACTACCCCTATTACCTGGATGATGATTTTGCTCCTTTTGAACGAGGTCGAAGAATCAATGATCTGCTGGAGTCCATGGAAAACATCACACCACAAGATATGCAGGAAATGCAGATGGATGATTACAGCTATTATGCTGCTACTCTGTTACCAAGCTTGTTAATGTGGACGGATCAATCCAGCCTGTCTCCCGAAGAACAAGTGCTTTATGACTTATTGGAAGAGTGGAATTATCATATGGATGCAGAGGAATTAACTCCATCAATATTCCGGCAGTGGGCAAGTAATTTCTATGGTGCTGTGCTGTACGATGAATATGAAACCACAGAGGCCAGCCTCCGCTACCCCTCTCGTGATATCTTTGTTGAGAGAGTGAAAACCGATCCGGATTTTTCATTTATAGATGATTTGACTACTGAAGGAGTTGAAACCAGAGAAGATCTTGCTTTAGCTACCCTAAAAGAAACTTATTCTGAACTTACTACCGCATGGGGAGCATTAGGAGATCAATGGAAGTGGGGAGTTGCTATCAACAATGATATTGATCACCTGGCCAACATTCCCGGATTAGGAGCAGAGAATTTATTTAGCAGTGGTTCTTCTGATGCCGTAAATGCTACTCGTGGTGGCAATGGACCTTCCTGGAGAATGGTGGTTGAGTTAGGTCCTGAAGTAAAAGGCTGGGGAGTATATCCAGGCGGGGCTTCCGGAAACCCGGGTTCGCCAAATTATGACTCTATGATTGAAACGTGGCGAACAGGAGGTCTTTTCGAATTAGATTTTTTCAAAGAAGAACCTTCGGACTTTAACTACAAGTTGAGCCTCAAATCTGCTGACTCATAA
- a CDS encoding TIGR00374 family protein, with product MDTKKVLKVVGSVLLGILFLWLAFKEVEFSEVVESARDMTWFWILPFVITTLLAHYIRALRWEMLFTNKEKVPSKTTLFTGVLFGYLVNIPLPRVGEVARPVYVARQVDESNSKIIGTIVLERVVDLLGMLLLMAFVVVFLVADPQVLSRLFGVDITSSETQLSFFLTLLKFGLIAAAGLAGLFWLFKKAAEKTDGKIADFAHSVQRIIKTFVDGLLAIKELKNWPLFIFYSLLIWAFYIAMTYIGFWMFDMQEVYNLGITEAIVLTVVSAVGLSIPTPGGVGTYHLFITKALFIFYAVPEATGLAYATIAHASTLVLIMISSPTMLAINKYVMMKKEANEH from the coding sequence ATGGATACAAAAAAAGTACTAAAAGTTGTTGGCAGTGTTTTACTAGGGATTCTTTTCCTCTGGTTAGCTTTTAAGGAAGTAGAGTTTTCGGAAGTTGTTGAGTCAGCCCGCGACATGACTTGGTTCTGGATTTTACCATTTGTCATTACTACGCTTCTGGCTCACTATATCCGCGCTCTTCGATGGGAAATGTTATTTACCAATAAAGAGAAAGTCCCTTCAAAAACCACGCTTTTTACCGGGGTACTGTTTGGCTATCTCGTAAATATCCCTTTACCCAGAGTTGGCGAAGTTGCCCGCCCCGTTTATGTTGCCCGGCAGGTTGATGAAAGTAACAGCAAAATCATCGGCACAATTGTTTTAGAACGGGTTGTCGACTTACTTGGGATGTTGCTTTTAATGGCTTTTGTTGTTGTTTTCCTGGTTGCCGATCCTCAGGTTTTATCACGGCTTTTTGGCGTTGATATCACCAGTTCAGAAACACAGCTTAGTTTCTTTTTAACGCTGCTTAAGTTTGGGCTGATCGCAGCTGCAGGCCTGGCCGGATTATTCTGGCTTTTTAAAAAAGCAGCTGAAAAAACAGACGGAAAAATCGCTGATTTTGCTCATAGCGTTCAGCGTATTATTAAAACATTTGTAGACGGCTTATTGGCTATAAAAGAACTCAAGAACTGGCCTTTATTTATCTTTTATTCGCTTCTTATCTGGGCTTTCTATATTGCTATGACCTACATCGGGTTTTGGATGTTTGACATGCAGGAAGTCTATAATTTGGGTATCACTGAAGCTATCGTGCTAACGGTTGTAAGCGCTGTTGGGCTTTCTATCCCAACCCCGGGCGGAGTGGGCACATACCACCTTTTTATTACCAAAGCACTCTTCATTTTTTACGCTGTACCTGAAGCTACGGGACTTGCATACGCAACCATTGCTCATGCCTCTACGCTTGTCTTAATTATGATCTCTTCCCCAACTATGCTCGCCATCAATAAGTATGTGATGATGAAGAAAGAGGCGAATGAACATTGA
- a CDS encoding DNA translocase FtsK codes for MANKLNTSTTTGLDSNRKVEIIGIIVMSIAILLGLSILSYTPEDYQYAKSISFMDLFNPDASSRLVKNWLGPVGAYLSHYLVHSMFGYTSIILALITGYHGWHTFRRRDFKDLGWLTVLSVWGMILLSTFIGWLNTNADFPSDSIWSGSAGIAISQVLQNITGLGSIFILSVLMIVTLLMFVDRDLQKTIDSVKIWMDNLRDKIEDWRAERQLKKEQKAKEREERIAAKKAEKEEKKAQQESNKEEKEAAKKEESDKELQKKEIAEPKDEKEEVKPAPSIDELVEKSEEEERKQREKEKEQVKSIDTRQRASLEKEEVVDEDEDDLEVSVFVGKGEEQADEKDLDKQNREKAKETPVIKYKFPKVDLLDSPPDEGNEVDLEEIKENKRIILDKLKRHKIEIVGINAIVGPTVTLYELEPAPDVKISKIESYSNDLKMATASKGLRMLSPIPGKSAVGIEVPNSTRETVYIKQVINTKKFVETDFVLPVAFGKTIENEVFMIDLTKMPHLLIAGATGSGKSVGINTIITCLLYKCHPDNLKFVMIDPKKIELSLYRNIQNHFLAMLPDADEPIITDTSKAQETLESLCKEMDDRYDLLKMAMVRDIKSYNEKYKTGELDEDLGHRHLPYIVVIIDELADLMMTAGKQIEEPIARLAQLARAIGIHLVVATQRPSVNVITGTIKANFPARIAYQVASKVDSRTILDQGGADQLIGMGDMLFNNGTGMIRIQNAFVSTEEVESINTFIGQQAGYKEPFHLPIIKDDVAEIPDPLEDIDEYFEAAAKLVILHQQGSVSLLQRKLKIGYNRAGRIIDQLFNAGIVGPYQGSTARDVLVSDEEELQEVLDGLDEF; via the coding sequence ATGGCTAATAAACTAAATACATCTACAACTACGGGACTAGACTCTAATCGCAAAGTGGAGATTATTGGCATCATTGTGATGTCGATTGCCATCTTGCTGGGCTTGAGTATATTATCCTACACTCCTGAAGATTATCAGTACGCCAAGAGTATATCCTTTATGGATCTCTTCAACCCTGATGCTTCTTCCCGATTGGTTAAAAACTGGCTGGGTCCCGTTGGTGCGTATCTTTCTCATTATTTAGTTCACAGCATGTTCGGTTACACCAGTATTATTCTGGCTCTGATTACCGGGTATCACGGCTGGCACACCTTTCGCCGTCGGGACTTCAAAGATTTAGGCTGGCTTACGGTTCTTTCTGTTTGGGGAATGATTCTCCTTTCTACCTTTATCGGCTGGTTAAATACCAATGCTGATTTCCCTTCTGATTCTATTTGGAGTGGTTCAGCCGGAATTGCTATTTCTCAGGTTCTGCAAAATATAACCGGACTGGGTTCTATTTTTATTCTTTCTGTTTTGATGATTGTCACCTTGCTGATGTTTGTGGACCGTGACCTTCAGAAAACCATCGACAGTGTCAAAATTTGGATGGATAATCTGCGCGATAAGATAGAAGACTGGCGGGCTGAACGTCAGCTCAAAAAAGAGCAGAAAGCTAAGGAACGTGAAGAACGCATTGCCGCGAAAAAAGCTGAAAAGGAAGAGAAAAAAGCACAGCAAGAATCAAATAAAGAAGAAAAAGAAGCAGCTAAAAAAGAGGAGTCAGACAAAGAACTCCAGAAAAAAGAAATTGCTGAACCCAAAGATGAGAAAGAAGAAGTAAAACCGGCACCTTCGATTGATGAGCTTGTCGAAAAGTCTGAGGAAGAAGAACGCAAGCAGCGGGAAAAAGAAAAAGAGCAGGTTAAATCAATTGACACGCGTCAGCGTGCTTCTCTCGAAAAAGAGGAAGTGGTTGATGAAGATGAGGATGATTTAGAGGTTTCCGTTTTTGTAGGGAAGGGCGAAGAACAAGCCGACGAGAAGGATCTGGACAAACAAAATCGCGAGAAGGCGAAAGAGACTCCGGTTATAAAGTATAAGTTCCCTAAAGTTGATTTGTTAGATTCTCCGCCAGACGAGGGAAATGAAGTTGATCTTGAAGAGATCAAAGAGAACAAGCGCATTATCTTAGATAAGCTGAAGCGGCACAAAATTGAGATTGTTGGCATCAATGCGATTGTTGGCCCAACGGTAACGCTTTATGAATTGGAGCCCGCTCCGGATGTTAAAATTTCGAAGATTGAAAGCTATTCCAATGACTTGAAGATGGCAACAGCTTCCAAGGGATTAAGGATGCTTTCACCCATTCCTGGAAAATCAGCAGTAGGTATTGAGGTACCGAACAGCACCAGAGAAACGGTTTACATTAAGCAGGTCATCAACACCAAGAAGTTTGTTGAAACTGATTTTGTGCTACCTGTTGCTTTCGGTAAGACGATTGAGAATGAAGTGTTTATGATCGATCTCACCAAAATGCCTCACTTGTTGATTGCAGGTGCAACGGGCTCTGGTAAGTCGGTTGGTATCAACACTATTATTACTTGTCTGCTTTACAAGTGCCACCCGGATAATCTGAAGTTTGTGATGATTGATCCGAAGAAAATCGAGCTTTCCCTGTATCGAAATATTCAGAATCACTTTTTGGCAATGCTTCCGGATGCAGATGAGCCAATTATTACGGATACCTCCAAAGCTCAGGAAACGCTGGAAAGTTTATGTAAGGAAATGGATGACCGCTACGATCTCCTAAAAATGGCGATGGTTCGTGACATTAAATCCTACAATGAAAAATATAAGACCGGAGAACTCGACGAAGATCTTGGCCACCGCCACTTGCCTTATATCGTAGTTATTATTGATGAGCTTGCCGACTTGATGATGACCGCTGGTAAACAAATTGAAGAACCTATTGCCCGACTTGCTCAGCTTGCACGAGCTATTGGTATTCATCTGGTGGTTGCAACGCAGCGACCTTCCGTAAACGTAATTACCGGTACTATCAAAGCTAACTTCCCAGCTCGAATTGCTTATCAGGTGGCTTCAAAAGTGGATTCCAGAACAATCTTGGATCAAGGCGGAGCCGACCAGCTTATTGGTATGGGTGACATGTTATTTAATAACGGAACCGGGATGATCCGTATTCAGAATGCTTTTGTTTCTACGGAAGAAGTTGAATCCATAAACACATTTATTGGACAACAGGCCGGATACAAGGAACCTTTCCATCTGCCCATCATTAAAGATGATGTAGCAGAGATTCCCGATCCGCTGGAAGATATCGACGAATATTTCGAAGCCGCTGCAAAGCTGGTTATTCTCCATCAACAAGGATCCGTTTCTCTGCTACAGCGTAAATTAAAAATTGGCTACAACCGCGCCGGGCGAATTATTGACCAATTATTTAACGCCGGCATCGTTGGACCTTATCAGGGAAGTACAGCACGCGATGTACTTGTCAGTGATGAAGAAGAACTACAGGAAGTATTAGATGGATTGGATGAATTTTAA
- a CDS encoding 2-phosphosulfolactate phosphatase, giving the protein MPDLSYIDVFFSVQAFQEEELRGKTAVIIDVLRASSSITTAISNGAKKIIPVADMSDAMKIANTMDQKDFLLCGEKNGSKIEGYHLGNSPAEYTPEVVKGKTLIFNTTNGTKAIKKASLANQIYVGTFLNQQSILNALKEHDDEIVLVCSGWQGRLSIEDTLFAGSIVHNISGGNLPDSAKDGAKVAFGLFEKFGDDLEGAISKSDHAKRLAELVPNGDIPLCCKVNEFDVLPGMKDGILTNLNG; this is encoded by the coding sequence ATGCCAGATTTAAGTTATATCGACGTTTTCTTTTCCGTTCAGGCTTTTCAAGAAGAAGAGTTGCGTGGAAAAACTGCTGTTATCATTGATGTTTTAAGAGCATCGTCATCCATCACTACCGCCATTAGCAATGGAGCAAAAAAGATTATTCCGGTAGCTGACATGAGTGATGCCATGAAGATTGCTAACACTATGGATCAAAAAGATTTTCTGCTTTGCGGAGAGAAAAACGGATCTAAAATTGAAGGATATCATTTAGGAAATTCCCCGGCTGAGTACACTCCGGAAGTAGTTAAGGGAAAAACCCTGATTTTTAATACTACCAATGGAACCAAAGCGATCAAGAAAGCATCGCTGGCTAACCAGATTTATGTAGGCACTTTTCTGAATCAGCAAAGCATTTTAAATGCACTGAAGGAACACGATGACGAGATCGTACTGGTATGCTCAGGCTGGCAGGGACGTCTTTCCATCGAAGACACTTTATTTGCCGGTTCTATTGTTCATAATATTTCGGGTGGAAACCTCCCTGACTCTGCCAAAGATGGCGCGAAAGTAGCATTTGGTCTTTTCGAAAAATTTGGGGATGATTTAGAAGGCGCAATCAGTAAAAGTGATCATGCAAAAAGATTGGCTGAACTGGTTCCAAATGGCGATATTCCACTCTGTTGCAAAGTAAACGAATTCGATGTGCTTCCCGGAATGAAGGACGGCATCCTTACAAATTTGAATGGCTAA
- the gcvT gene encoding glycine cleavage system protein T, which produces MSKKTPFYSIHEQAGAKLVDFAGYQMPVQYKGIKVEHAAVREGVGIFDVSHMGEFYISGPEALDLIQHVTVNDASKLVDGKAQYTCMCYDDGGIVDDLIVYKLFDGNGYIVVVNASNIEKDFNWIADNNSFDADIHNQSDDTCLLAVQGPKSVETLQKLTDLDLSDIGFYSFKMGNLAGMENIVFSATGYTGEKGFELYFDKSHVDPEKVWNAIMEAGEEFGIEPCGLGARDTLRLEMGYALYGNDISKDTHPLEARLGWITKFDKGDFIAKEVLQQKKEAGLDRQLVGFVVEGERNIPRQGYEIQNDAGEAIGEVTSGTMSITLGKGIGMGYVAKEYAAEGTNIQISIRKKTAPATVTRPPFIKKN; this is translated from the coding sequence ATGTCAAAAAAGACACCTTTCTATTCTATACACGAACAAGCCGGTGCTAAACTGGTTGATTTTGCCGGATATCAGATGCCGGTTCAGTACAAAGGAATTAAAGTTGAACATGCCGCTGTGCGTGAAGGCGTGGGTATTTTTGACGTATCACACATGGGCGAGTTCTATATAAGCGGACCGGAAGCACTCGATCTTATTCAACACGTAACGGTAAATGATGCCTCAAAACTTGTAGATGGCAAAGCGCAGTACACCTGCATGTGCTACGACGATGGCGGCATTGTTGATGACCTCATTGTATATAAGCTGTTTGACGGCAACGGATATATAGTTGTAGTCAATGCTTCTAATATCGAGAAGGACTTTAACTGGATTGCCGACAACAATTCCTTTGATGCGGATATCCACAATCAATCCGACGACACTTGTCTGTTGGCTGTTCAAGGGCCGAAGTCAGTGGAGACGCTGCAAAAGCTAACCGACCTTGACCTCAGTGATATTGGGTTTTATTCTTTTAAGATGGGCAACCTTGCTGGAATGGAGAACATTGTATTTTCAGCTACCGGCTACACCGGTGAAAAAGGATTTGAGCTTTATTTTGATAAGAGTCACGTTGATCCGGAGAAAGTTTGGAATGCAATTATGGAAGCCGGTGAAGAATTTGGAATTGAACCCTGCGGCTTAGGCGCCCGCGATACTCTTCGCCTTGAAATGGGATATGCACTTTATGGAAACGACATCTCTAAAGACACTCATCCCCTTGAAGCACGACTTGGCTGGATTACGAAATTTGATAAAGGAGATTTTATTGCCAAAGAGGTCCTTCAGCAGAAAAAGGAAGCCGGATTAGACCGACAGCTGGTAGGTTTTGTAGTAGAAGGCGAACGCAACATTCCGCGACAAGGATATGAGATTCAAAACGATGCTGGAGAAGCCATTGGAGAGGTTACCAGCGGAACAATGTCCATCACATTAGGTAAAGGTATAGGGATGGGATATGTTGCTAAAGAATATGCAGCAGAAGGCACAAACATCCAGATCAGTATTCGTAAAAAGACGGCCCCGGCTACCGTGACCCGCCCACCATTTATCAAAAAGAATTAA
- a CDS encoding MRP family ATP-binding protein — MSINKEQVKSALSQVLHPNEQRDLISLNMVQDIVCQDKYVSFTLEFPEKNEDLETQLRLKCEEAIHNFIDKEAIVDIQAAVNLSMKHEMEASKPGKEQEQQQEILPGVKNIIAVASGKGGVGKSTVAVNIAASLAKQGHKVGLMDTDIYGPSIPTMFNIHDRPNITTQKKLVPHEKFGIKLVSMGFLVDVDQAMVWRGPMATSAVKQFMTDVEWGELDYLILDLPPGTGDVQLTIVQTVPLTGAVIVSTPQTVALDDARKGIAMFKKVNVPVLGMVENMAFFTPPDMPDKKYYIFGKGGAAHLAEEMNVPVLAEVPLQQTLREGGDSGKPIVLEDSESPAATALMQATGNMQQQLALRLKEQSPTKKVDIKFRP, encoded by the coding sequence ATGTCGATTAATAAAGAGCAGGTTAAATCAGCACTAAGTCAGGTTTTACACCCAAACGAACAGCGCGATCTCATTTCACTGAACATGGTTCAGGATATCGTTTGTCAGGATAAATATGTGTCGTTCACCCTGGAGTTCCCCGAGAAGAACGAAGATCTTGAAACACAGCTTCGGCTAAAGTGTGAAGAAGCCATCCATAATTTTATTGACAAAGAAGCTATTGTAGACATACAGGCGGCGGTAAATTTGTCTATGAAGCATGAGATGGAAGCTTCAAAACCGGGAAAAGAGCAAGAACAACAGCAAGAGATTTTGCCAGGCGTTAAGAACATTATTGCTGTAGCCTCCGGAAAAGGTGGAGTAGGAAAATCTACAGTAGCCGTTAATATTGCTGCCTCTTTAGCAAAACAAGGTCATAAAGTTGGGTTGATGGATACCGATATCTACGGACCGAGTATCCCGACGATGTTCAACATCCACGACCGGCCAAATATCACCACACAAAAGAAATTAGTGCCTCATGAGAAATTTGGCATTAAACTGGTCTCGATGGGTTTTTTGGTGGATGTAGATCAGGCGATGGTCTGGCGTGGCCCAATGGCAACCAGTGCTGTGAAGCAATTTATGACCGATGTGGAGTGGGGTGAGCTAGACTATCTTATTCTGGACCTTCCTCCCGGAACCGGTGACGTTCAACTTACGATTGTCCAAACCGTGCCTTTAACGGGAGCCGTTATTGTATCAACCCCACAAACCGTTGCACTAGATGATGCCCGTAAAGGAATAGCCATGTTTAAAAAAGTGAATGTGCCTGTGCTCGGTATGGTCGAGAATATGGCTTTCTTCACGCCTCCGGATATGCCGGATAAGAAGTACTACATCTTTGGAAAAGGCGGGGCTGCACATCTTGCAGAAGAAATGAATGTCCCGGTACTGGCTGAAGTGCCCCTTCAACAAACATTGCGTGAAGGCGGAGATTCCGGAAAACCGATTGTATTGGAAGACAGTGAGTCACCGGCAGCAACAGCTCTGATGCAGGCTACCGGGAACATGCAGCAGCAACTGGCGCTTCGGCTTAAGGAGCAATCTCCAACTAAAAAAGTAGATATTAAATTTCGGCCTTAA